Proteins from one Oenanthe melanoleuca isolate GR-GAL-2019-014 chromosome 1, OMel1.0, whole genome shotgun sequence genomic window:
- the LOC130258848 gene encoding LOW QUALITY PROTEIN: toll-like receptor 7 (The sequence of the model RefSeq protein was modified relative to this genomic sequence to represent the inferred CDS: deleted 1 base in 1 codon) → MVSSRIESVRLGSTKNMVPCAKMSHAVPFILLFIFPMLLSGAWFPKTLPCDVQSSEGTVAVDCTDRRLTEVPRGIPGNATNLTLSINNIPHIYPTTFKHLESLEEIDFRCNCVPVKLGPKDHVCTSPLKIENGSFAALASLRSLYLDANQLAEVPRGLPATLSLLSLEANHIFSIQEASFSELGNIEVLYLGQNCYYRNPCNVSFEIEKTAFLGLKKLTILSLKSDNLTQIPPNLSSTLRELYIYNNMIQEIQEQDLSGLPNLEILDLSGNCPRCYNAPYPCIPCPKSSIQIHSKAFDSLENLRILRLNSNSLQSIPSSWFKNMKSLQELDLSQNFLMREIGDAQFLTFIPSLVQLDLSFNFELKVYSPFLNLSKTFSSLSNLETLGLKGYVFRELRARDLRPLFNLRNLTMLDLGTNFIKVANLTVFEEFPALKFIDLSVNKISPSSGESNFHGFCSSPGISERYNRQVQQEMHYFRYDVYERSCRSKDKEASSYKPLVKEDCLNYGKTLDLSRNNVFFVNPSDFQGFSSLKCLNLSDNAISQTLNGSEFSYLSGLKYLDFSNNRVDLLYQTAFKELKYLEILDLSNNKYYFLAEGVSHVLSFMKNLAHLRKLMMNENEISTTIDTGMESKSLRILEFRGNHLDALWMDGNARYLSFFENLTSLEELDISFNSLSFLPHGVFEKMPPSLRILNLTNNQLKSFIWGNLPSLRNLVTLDLSNNLLTYVPRELSNCTSSLQQLMLRNNRIQRLTKYFLRGAFQLRYLDLSSNKIEVIKRSSFPENVINNLKMLLLHGNPFKCNCEAVWFVWWINRTQVTIPLLATDVTCAGPGAHKGRSVVFLDLYTCELDTSYLVLYALSASAVLALMVFTVMSHLYFWDVWYSYHYCTAKLKGYRRLSSPDACYDAFVAYDSEDAAVNEWVLQELVERLENQKARQFNLCLEGRDWLPGQPVFDNLSQSIQLSKKTIFVLTQRYIKSGRFKTTFYMAHQRLLDEKMDVIILVFLEKVLQKSRYVRLRKRLCRSSVLEWPTNPQSQPYFWQCLKNAIATSNSLAYNKLLKETV, encoded by the exons GTACCTTGTGCAAAGATGTCACATGCAGTGCCATTTATCTTGCTCTTCATATTCCCAATGCTGCTGTCAGGGGCTTGGTTTCCCAAAACGTTACCCTGTGATGTTCAATCTTCAGAAGGTACTGTGGCAGTGGACTGCACTGACCGGCGCCTTACAGAAGTCCCCAGAGGGATCCCTGGAAACGCTACCAACCTTACCCTGAGCATTAACAATATTCCCCACATCTACCCAACAACCTTCAAGCATCTTGAAAGCCTCGAGGAGATTGACTTCAGATGCAACTGTGTGCCTGTCAAACTGGGGCCCAAAGATCATGTGTGCACCAGCCCGCTGAAGATTGAGAACGGCAGTTTTGCTGCCCTGGCCAGTTTGAGGTCATTGTATTTGGATGCAAACCAGCTGGCAGAAGTACCCCGAGGTCTTCCTGCCACTTTAAGCCTGCTAAGCCTGGAAGCAAACCATATCTTTTCTATCCAAGAAGCCAGTTTCTCAGAGCTAGGCAACATAGAGGTGTTGTACCTTGGACAGAACTGTTACTACCGCAATCCATGCAATGTTTCATTTGAAATTGAGAAAACAGCCTTTCTGGGGCTGAAGAAGTTGACAATACTATCCCTGAAGTCTGACAACTTAACACAAATTCCACCCAATTTGTCGTCTACGTTAAGGGAATTGTATATTTACAACAACATGATTCAAGAGATTCAAGAACAGGATTTAAGTGGCCTTCCCAACCTAGAAATTCTCGACCTAAGTGGCAATTGCCCACGTTGCTATAATGCCCCATATCCTTGCATTCCCTGTCCCAAGAGCTCAATTCAGATTCATTCAAAGGCTTTTGACTCCTTGGAAAATTTAAGAATTTTGCGGCTTAACAGTAACTCTCTTCAGAGCATACCCAGCAGTTGGTTTAAAAACATGAAGAGTCTGCAAGAACTTGACCTCTCCCAAAATTTCCTGATGAGGGAGATTGGAGACGCTCAGTTTTTGACATTTATCCCCAGCCTTGTGCAGCTTGATCTGTCCTTTAACTTTGAACTGAAGGTGTATTCTCCCTTCTTGAATCTTTCTAAgacattttcttccctctctaACCTGGAAACCCTGGGGCTCAAGGGTTATGTCTTTAGAGAATTGAGAGCACGAGATCTACGTCCACTGTTCAATCTTAGGAATCTAACCATGTTGGATCTTGGGACTAATTTTATTAAAGTTGCAAACCTGACAGTGTTTGAAGAATTCCCAGCTCTTAAATTCATTGATCTCTCAGTGAATAAAATTTCTCCTTCTTCAGGGGAAAGCAACTTCCATGGATTTTGCTCTAGCCCTGGCATTTCAGAGCGGTACAATAGGCAAGTACAACAAGAGATGCATTATTTCAGGTATGATGTGTATGAGCGAAGCTGCCGTTCCAAAGACAAAGAGGCTTCTTCCTACAAACCTTTAGTTAAGGAAGATTGTCTTAACTATGGAAAAACTCTGGATTTAAGCAGaaacaatgtattttttgttAATCCCTCAGACTTCCAGGGATTTAGCTCCCTCAAATGTCTCAACTTGTCAGATAACGCAATAAGTCAGACTTTAAATGGAAGTGAATTCTCATACTTGTCTGGATTGAAATATCTGGATTTTTCTAACAACAGGGTTGATTTGCTATACCAAACTGCTTTCAAAGaactaaaatatttagaaattctCGATCTGAGCAAtaacaaatattattttctggCAGAAGGTGTTTCTCACGTGCTAAGTTTTATGAAAAACTTAGCCCATTTGAGGAAGCTGATGATGAATGAGAATGAAATCTCTACCACTATTGATACAGGAATGGAAAGTAAGTCTCTTCGAATTTTAGAATTCAGAGGAAATCACTTAGATGCGTTATGGATGGATGGCAATGCTAGATACTTATCCTTCTTCGAGAATCTAACCAGCCTGGAAGAACTGGATATTTCCTTCAACTCACTCAGT TTTTTGCCTCACGGTGTTTTTGAAAAAATGCCTCCCAGCCTCAGGATCCTCAACTTAACCAATAATCAACTGAAGAGTTTCATCTGGGGAAACCTCCCCTCTCTGAGAAACCTAGTAACACTGGACCTGAGCAATAACCTCCTGACTTATGTTCCCCGGGAACTGTCGAATTGCACTTCATCTCTCCAGCAACTGATGCTCCGAAACAATCGCATTCAGCGGTTAACCAAATATTTTCTCAGAGGTGCTTTTCAACTGAGGTACTTGGACCTGAGCTCAAACAAGATTGAAGTAATTAAGAGATCTAGCTTCCCTGAAAATGTCATTAACAACCTGAAGATGCTGCTCTTGCATGGCAATCCTTTCAAGTGCAACTGTGAGGCTGTGTGGTTTGTCTGGTGGATCAATCGGACGCAGGTGACCATTCCTCTTCTGGCCACAGACGTGACCTGTGCTGGCCCGGGGGCACATAAGGGAAGGAGCGTGGTTTTCCTGGATCTGTACACCTGTGAGCTGGACACGTCCTATTTGGTCCTGTACGCTCTGTCAGCTTCAGCTGTCCTGGCCTTGATGGTGTTCACAGTGATGAGCCACCTCTACTTCTGGGACGTGTGGTACAGCTACCATTACTGCACTGCCAAGCTCAAGGGCTATCGGCGCCTGTCTTCACCAGACGCTTGCTACGACGCCTTTGTTGCCTATGACAGTGAAGATGCAGCTGTGAACGAGTGGGTGCTGCAAGAACTGgtggaaaggctggaaaaccAAAAAGCTAGGCAGTTCAATTTATGCCTGGAAGGAAGGGACTGGCTCCCAGGACAGCCAGTCTTTGACAACCTTTCCCAGAGCATTCAGCTGAGCAAAAAAACCATATTTGTGCTGACCCAGAGGTATATAAAAAGTGGCCGCTTCAAGACAACATTTTATATGGCTCATCAGCGGCTTCTAGATGAGAAAATGGATGTCATTATCTTGGTATTTCTTGAGAAGGTTTTGCAGAAGTCCCGCTATGTGCGTCTGAGGAAGAGGCTGTGCAGAAGTTCAGTCCTGGAATGGCCAACTAATCCTCAGTCTCAGCCCTACTTCTGGCAGTGCCTGAAAAATGCCATAGCTACCAGCAATTCTCTGGCTTACAACAAGCTTCTCAAAGAAACTGTTTAG